In Leifsonia sp. ZF2019, a genomic segment contains:
- a CDS encoding ATP-binding protein translates to MIPLTIGTLVDAPDRPAVIDGSRFNRHTFWCGQSGSGKTYALGVVLEQLLLETELPMGIMDPNADFVQLDRTREDADPAQAARLQETDIRVFHSSTAEEPQLRARYVDLSVRSQAAVGRLDPIADEEEYNALLHLDKRAEHYDQVGFLDNLFASDDPARRRLGMRIDNLQILKWPLWSLGRASVVDVLDERPRVTVLDVGGFSHTGEPQAAALCVLEHLWQRRMERRPLLIVIDEAHNFCPPVARNDIEQQLIEQIIQIAAEGRKFGLWLFLSTQRPTKIHPNVLSQCDNLGLMRMNAPRDLAEIADVFGFVPAAVLEQSPTFRKGEALFAGGFSDEPQLVRVGKRLTVEGGGDLAVEARASA, encoded by the coding sequence ATGATCCCGCTGACGATCGGCACGCTGGTCGACGCGCCCGACCGGCCCGCCGTGATCGACGGCTCCCGCTTCAACCGGCACACCTTCTGGTGCGGGCAGAGCGGGTCGGGCAAGACGTACGCACTCGGCGTCGTGCTGGAGCAGCTGCTGCTGGAGACCGAGCTCCCGATGGGCATCATGGACCCGAACGCCGACTTCGTACAGCTGGACCGGACCAGGGAGGACGCCGACCCTGCGCAGGCCGCCCGCCTTCAGGAGACCGACATCCGCGTCTTCCACAGCAGCACGGCCGAGGAGCCGCAACTGCGTGCCCGCTACGTCGACCTGAGCGTGCGGTCCCAGGCCGCGGTCGGGCGCCTCGACCCCATCGCCGACGAGGAGGAGTACAACGCGCTGCTCCACCTCGACAAGCGCGCGGAGCACTACGATCAGGTCGGCTTCCTCGACAACCTCTTCGCGTCGGACGACCCGGCCAGGCGGAGGCTGGGGATGCGCATCGACAACCTGCAGATTCTGAAATGGCCGCTCTGGTCGCTCGGTCGCGCCTCCGTGGTCGACGTGCTCGACGAGCGGCCGCGCGTGACCGTGCTGGACGTCGGCGGGTTCTCGCACACGGGCGAGCCGCAGGCGGCCGCGCTCTGCGTGCTGGAGCACCTCTGGCAGCGGCGGATGGAACGCCGACCGCTGCTCATCGTGATCGACGAGGCGCACAACTTCTGCCCGCCGGTCGCGCGCAACGACATCGAGCAGCAGCTGATCGAGCAGATCATCCAGATCGCCGCGGAGGGCCGCAAATTCGGGCTGTGGCTGTTCCTCTCGACCCAGCGCCCGACCAAGATCCACCCCAATGTGCTCTCGCAGTGCGACAATCTCGGCCTGATGCGCATGAACGCGCCGCGCGATCTCGCCGAGATCGCGGACGTGTTCGGATTCGTCCCGGCGGCGGTGCTCGAGCAGTCGCCCACGTTCCGCAAGGGGGAGGCGCTGTTCGCCGGCGGCTTCTCGGACGAGCCGCAGTTGGTGCGGGTCGGCAAGCGCCTCACCGTCGAGGGCGGGGGTGACCTGGCGGTGGAGGCGCGGGCGAGCGCCTGA
- a CDS encoding SHOCT domain-containing protein: protein MSFWDNFWNIIWLFFWSFAFIAYLFALFSIISDLFRDHKLNGWWKALWILFLIFVPFLTALVYLIARGPGMAERSQRDAKQAQSAADQYIRQVAGTSPADEIAKAKALLDSGTITQAEFDHLKSVALGHQATAPTSPAAPTA from the coding sequence ATGTCTTTCTGGGACAACTTCTGGAACATCATCTGGCTCTTCTTCTGGAGCTTCGCGTTCATCGCCTACCTGTTCGCGCTGTTCTCGATCATCAGCGACCTGTTCCGGGACCACAAGCTCAACGGATGGTGGAAGGCGCTCTGGATCCTCTTCCTGATCTTCGTGCCGTTCCTCACCGCCCTGGTCTACCTGATCGCACGCGGTCCGGGAATGGCCGAGCGCAGTCAGCGCGACGCCAAGCAGGCGCAGTCCGCGGCGGACCAGTACATCCGCCAGGTCGCGGGCACGAGCCCGGCCGACGAGATCGCCAAGGCGAAGGCTCTGCTCGACTCGGGCACGATCACCCAGGCGGAGTTCGACCACCTCAAGTCCGTCGCGCTCGGCCACCAGGCCACGGCTCCCACGTCGCCCGCGGCGCCGACCGCCTGA
- a CDS encoding DNA glycosylase AlkZ-like family protein produces MILTREEARRIAVRAQRLDATRPTGLVPLIEHLTFLQLDPTAAVAPSAELIAFTRLGPAFAPGEVSEALERDRLLYEVKAMDDPKQPPFAMIRPVSDLGLHLDRMSRWPDAVPAWAAWLTANDAFRRDVLARLRDQGPTLSKDIPDTAAVPWQSSGWTHNQNVTRMLELLQGRGEVAVAGRVGRQRTWDVADRVYPAGIEVVPEAEAAPLRDARRLGALGIARAALVGEAGEPSEVEGSALAWHVDPEMRDAAAAADFGGRVALLSPFDRLVHDRVRSREVFGFEYLLEMYKPATQRRWGYFALPILYEDRLVGKLDATADRKAGVFRVAAVHEDEPLSPSAHDAVDAAVAELAAWLGLAVAR; encoded by the coding sequence ATGATCCTGACCCGCGAGGAGGCGCGTCGCATCGCCGTGCGGGCGCAGCGCCTCGACGCGACACGGCCGACGGGACTCGTGCCGCTCATCGAGCACCTGACGTTCCTGCAGCTCGACCCGACCGCGGCCGTCGCCCCGAGCGCCGAGCTGATCGCGTTCACCCGGCTGGGACCGGCGTTCGCGCCGGGCGAGGTGTCGGAGGCGCTCGAGCGTGACCGGCTGCTCTACGAGGTCAAGGCGATGGACGATCCGAAGCAGCCGCCGTTCGCGATGATCCGCCCTGTCTCCGACCTCGGCCTCCACCTCGACCGCATGTCGCGCTGGCCGGACGCGGTGCCGGCCTGGGCGGCCTGGCTTACTGCCAACGACGCCTTCCGCCGCGACGTGCTCGCGCGCCTGCGCGATCAGGGCCCGACGCTGTCGAAGGACATCCCCGATACCGCGGCGGTCCCGTGGCAGTCGAGCGGATGGACGCACAATCAGAACGTCACGCGGATGCTCGAACTGCTGCAGGGCCGCGGGGAGGTCGCGGTGGCCGGGCGCGTGGGCCGGCAGCGCACCTGGGATGTCGCCGACCGGGTCTACCCCGCCGGCATCGAGGTCGTCCCCGAGGCGGAGGCCGCGCCGCTGCGCGACGCACGCCGGCTCGGCGCCCTCGGCATCGCCCGGGCGGCACTCGTGGGCGAGGCGGGTGAGCCCTCCGAGGTGGAGGGCAGCGCGCTCGCCTGGCACGTGGATCCGGAGATGCGGGACGCCGCCGCGGCCGCCGACTTCGGCGGGCGTGTGGCCCTGCTCTCCCCGTTCGACCGGCTGGTGCACGATCGCGTGCGCAGCCGGGAGGTCTTCGGGTTCGAGTACCTGCTCGAGATGTACAAGCCCGCGACGCAGCGCCGCTGGGGGTACTTCGCGCTGCCGATCCTGTACGAGGACCGCCTGGTCGGCAAGCTGGATGCGACGGCCGACCGCAAGGCGGGCGTGTTCCGTGTCGCCGCCGTGCACGAGGACGAGCCGCTCTCCCCAAGCGCACACGATGCCGTCGACGCCGCCGTCGCCGAGCTCGCCGCCTGGCTCGGCCTCGCGGTCGCGCGCTGA
- a CDS encoding NAD(P)/FAD-dependent oxidoreductase → MSPAARSTVVVIGSGVAGAATAFALARRGVAVTIADAGLAGRATDAGAGIIQPWTSTASGDFYELYAAGADYYPELIERLAETGVDDIGFRRSGALIVNRDPEVVDAAEARVAARAGEARTIGQVRRIDATAARALFPPLGDGFHALHISGAARVDGRSLRTGLLAGARAHGATHLDGTVHLGADGVPRIEQNELHADAVVVAAGAWTNRVLDRLGARVPVEPQRGQITHLRVDGVETRDWPSVHPVAPHYLVAFDDSRVVVGATRETGSGFDARITAAGQQQVLADALTVAPGLADATVIETRVGLRPLPEGDLPSVGALDGHPGVFVNAGFGAGGLTMGPLVGDLLAEQIVGGVAP, encoded by the coding sequence ATGAGCCCGGCCGCCCGCTCCACCGTCGTCGTGATCGGCAGCGGCGTCGCCGGTGCGGCGACCGCCTTCGCGCTCGCCCGGCGCGGCGTCGCGGTCACGATCGCCGACGCCGGCCTCGCGGGGCGCGCCACCGATGCCGGGGCGGGGATCATCCAGCCCTGGACGTCGACCGCGTCCGGCGACTTCTACGAGCTCTACGCCGCGGGCGCCGACTACTATCCCGAGCTGATCGAGCGTCTGGCCGAGACCGGAGTCGACGACATCGGCTTCCGTCGGTCGGGCGCGCTCATCGTCAACCGCGACCCGGAGGTCGTGGACGCGGCGGAGGCGCGCGTGGCGGCCCGCGCCGGGGAGGCCCGCACCATCGGGCAGGTCCGGCGCATCGACGCGACGGCCGCCCGAGCGCTCTTCCCGCCGCTCGGCGACGGTTTCCACGCCCTCCACATCTCCGGTGCTGCGCGGGTGGACGGCCGGTCGCTGCGAACGGGGCTGCTCGCCGGCGCCCGCGCGCACGGAGCCACGCACCTCGACGGAACGGTCCACCTGGGGGCGGACGGCGTTCCCCGTATCGAGCAGAACGAGCTCCACGCCGACGCCGTGGTGGTCGCCGCGGGCGCGTGGACGAACCGGGTGCTCGATCGCCTCGGCGCCCGGGTCCCGGTGGAGCCCCAGCGTGGCCAGATCACACACCTGCGGGTCGACGGTGTGGAGACCCGCGACTGGCCCTCCGTGCATCCCGTCGCACCGCACTACCTGGTCGCCTTCGACGACTCGCGCGTCGTGGTCGGCGCCACCCGCGAGACGGGGTCGGGGTTCGACGCCCGCATCACCGCCGCCGGGCAACAGCAGGTGCTCGCGGACGCCCTCACCGTCGCCCCCGGCCTCGCCGACGCCACGGTGATCGAGACCCGGGTCGGTCTCCGCCCGCTGCCCGAGGGCGACCTGCCGTCGGTCGGCGCGCTCGACGGGCACCCCGGTGTGTTCGTGAACGCGGGCTTCGGTGCGGGCGGCCTCACGATGGGGCCGCTCGTCGGCGACCTCCTCGCCGAGCAGATCGTGGGAGGCGTGGCGCCATGA
- a CDS encoding alpha/beta fold hydrolase has protein sequence MEIVLVPAFWLNARAWEQVTPTIEAAGHHTHPLTLPGLEAVSAPRAGIGVAEHVAAITAAVDAAGDRGARDVVLVGHSGGGPLANAALDARPDRVARIVFVDSAPLPPGGVIPSGLEPVDGEVALPAWDDFEDEDLVGLDDELRAAFRRDAVPEPGDVVTGAIELRDDARRRAVPATVIACEFPEADLRRWVASGEDFCRELGALDRYDVVELPTGHWPMFTRPADLGAAIAEAAAR, from the coding sequence ATGGAGATCGTCCTCGTCCCCGCTTTCTGGCTGAACGCGCGCGCGTGGGAGCAGGTGACGCCCACCATCGAAGCGGCGGGTCACCACACGCATCCCCTGACCCTGCCCGGGCTGGAGGCCGTGAGCGCTCCCCGGGCGGGTATCGGCGTGGCCGAGCACGTCGCCGCGATCACGGCGGCCGTCGACGCCGCGGGCGACCGCGGCGCGCGCGATGTCGTGCTGGTCGGGCACTCCGGCGGCGGGCCGCTGGCGAACGCCGCGCTCGACGCCCGGCCCGACCGGGTGGCGCGGATCGTCTTCGTCGACTCCGCTCCGCTGCCGCCGGGAGGCGTCATCCCGAGCGGCCTGGAGCCGGTGGACGGCGAGGTGGCCCTGCCCGCGTGGGACGACTTCGAGGACGAGGACCTGGTCGGGCTCGACGACGAGCTTCGCGCCGCCTTCCGCCGCGACGCGGTGCCCGAGCCCGGCGATGTCGTCACCGGTGCGATCGAGCTGCGCGACGACGCCCGGCGTCGCGCGGTGCCGGCGACGGTCATCGCCTGCGAGTTCCCGGAGGCCGACCTGCGCCGCTGGGTCGCCTCCGGCGAGGACTTCTGCCGCGAGCTCGGCGCCCTCGACCGCTACGACGTGGTCGAGCTGCCGACCGGGCACTGGCCGATGTTCACCCGGCCGGCGGATCTCGGGGCGGCGATCGCGGAGGCCGCCGCCCGATGA
- a CDS encoding DoxX family protein, translating into MTRRSPARTAVRLLLGAGLVFAGVSHLTFAREDFRAQVPDFVPLDEDTTVLASGVVEIALGTALALTPQREGLASRSTVGWAAAAFFAAVFPGNVSQWQHRRSAFGLDTDRKRLIRLWFQPVLIAAALYGTNDRR; encoded by the coding sequence ATGACACGACGCAGCCCCGCTCGCACCGCCGTCCGCCTCCTCCTCGGCGCAGGACTCGTCTTCGCCGGCGTGAGCCATCTCACGTTCGCCCGCGAGGACTTCCGGGCGCAGGTGCCCGACTTCGTGCCTCTCGACGAGGACACGACGGTGCTCGCATCGGGTGTCGTCGAGATCGCGCTCGGGACCGCTCTGGCCCTCACCCCGCAGCGGGAGGGGCTCGCCAGCCGCAGCACCGTCGGCTGGGCGGCGGCCGCCTTCTTCGCGGCGGTGTTCCCCGGCAACGTCTCGCAGTGGCAGCACCGTCGCAGCGCGTTCGGGCTCGACACCGACCGCAAGCGCCTGATCCGCCTGTGGTTCCAGCCCGTGCTCATCGCCGCTGCGCTCTACGGCACCAACGACCGCCGCTGA
- a CDS encoding ATP-dependent Clp protease ATP-binding subunit gives MPENFTPESGGAGSFDEFLARYLAGERARAARSIDISRFLSRRTQEILAEAGRFALEHGHRELDALHILRVMAGEEPAADAMRGIGVDPARVVLAAEQRLPASGETVDADAASITPSAQRALFHAYQVARASGSTYIDPEHLFFALVIGQDAPAGQVLQAAGVTADALTNAMRQTATVGAGAMGEPETADDESDTPMLDRFGTDLTELAREGRLDPVVGRLDEIVQTVEILSRRTKNNPVLVGEAGVGKTAIVEGLARAIVAGDVPEQLRDKKVVTLDLAGMVAGTRYRGDFEERLTALMDEISAGSDELIVFIDELHTVVGAGGSGESGGMDAGNILKPRLARGDLHLVGATTLKEYRRIEKDPALERRFQPVTVGEPSVEDAVLILQGLRGAYEEHHGVSYTDDALRAAVELSDRYVSDRFLPDKAIDLIDQAGARLRLSLGKRVDTSELMQRLATLESEKNSAVAAEHYEEASRLRDEIEAVQRSLDELASAPRPDAVVDEPEIAAIVSRSTGIPVSRIGEADRERLARLEAELHERVIGQDDAVTAVAKAVRRNRTGLGDERRPVGSFLFLGPTGVGKTELAKSLAASLFGDEKAMLRFDMSEFGERHTVARLVGAPPGYVGYDEAGQLTERVRRNPYSLVLFDEIEKAHPDVFNLLLQVLDDGRLTDGQGRTVDFRNTVVIMTSNLGSEFLASRSGALGFVAPGADGFSSEKDLRDRVMGKLREAMRPEFLNRIDEIVLFRKLDTEQLTSIVRLLLTATASRLAARGIGFEATEAAVAWIADAGYEPEYGARPLRRVIQREVDDRVADLMVTGEVAEGGTVVVDAGDGELRVSAQAVFATAA, from the coding sequence GTGCCCGAGAACTTCACTCCCGAGAGCGGCGGAGCCGGCTCGTTCGACGAGTTCCTGGCCCGCTACCTCGCGGGCGAGCGTGCGCGCGCCGCGCGCTCGATCGACATCAGCCGGTTCCTGAGCCGGCGGACGCAGGAGATCCTCGCCGAGGCGGGCCGCTTCGCCCTGGAGCACGGCCACCGCGAGCTGGACGCCCTGCACATCCTGCGCGTCATGGCGGGCGAGGAGCCCGCCGCCGACGCGATGCGCGGCATCGGGGTCGACCCGGCGCGCGTCGTGCTCGCGGCCGAGCAGCGCCTCCCCGCCTCGGGCGAGACGGTGGATGCGGACGCCGCCTCCATCACGCCGTCCGCGCAGCGCGCCCTCTTCCACGCCTACCAGGTCGCCCGCGCCTCCGGCTCGACCTACATCGACCCGGAGCACCTCTTCTTCGCGCTGGTCATCGGTCAGGACGCCCCCGCGGGGCAGGTCCTGCAGGCCGCCGGCGTGACCGCGGACGCTCTCACCAACGCCATGCGCCAGACCGCGACGGTCGGCGCGGGCGCCATGGGCGAGCCCGAGACGGCGGACGACGAGTCCGACACCCCGATGCTCGACCGCTTCGGCACCGACCTGACCGAGCTCGCCCGCGAGGGACGGCTCGACCCGGTCGTCGGCCGCCTGGACGAGATCGTGCAGACCGTCGAGATCCTCTCCCGCCGTACCAAGAACAACCCCGTGCTGGTCGGCGAGGCCGGCGTGGGAAAGACAGCGATCGTGGAGGGTCTGGCCCGTGCGATCGTCGCCGGTGACGTTCCGGAGCAGTTGCGCGACAAGAAGGTCGTCACGCTCGACCTGGCCGGGATGGTCGCGGGTACCCGGTACCGCGGCGACTTCGAGGAGCGGCTCACCGCGCTCATGGACGAGATCAGCGCCGGATCGGACGAGCTGATCGTGTTCATCGACGAGCTGCACACCGTGGTCGGCGCCGGAGGGTCCGGCGAGTCCGGCGGGATGGACGCGGGCAACATCCTGAAGCCCCGCCTCGCCCGCGGCGACCTGCACCTGGTCGGTGCGACGACGCTCAAGGAGTACCGCCGGATCGAGAAGGACCCGGCGCTCGAGCGCCGCTTCCAGCCCGTGACGGTCGGCGAGCCGAGCGTCGAGGACGCCGTGCTCATCCTGCAGGGCCTCCGCGGCGCCTACGAGGAGCACCACGGCGTGAGCTACACGGACGACGCCCTGCGCGCCGCCGTCGAGCTCTCCGACCGGTATGTCTCCGACCGCTTTCTGCCCGACAAGGCCATCGACCTGATCGACCAGGCCGGGGCGCGGCTGCGCCTGTCGCTCGGCAAGCGGGTGGACACCTCCGAGCTGATGCAGCGGCTGGCGACCTTGGAGTCCGAGAAGAACTCGGCGGTCGCGGCCGAGCACTACGAGGAGGCGTCGCGCCTGCGTGACGAGATCGAGGCGGTGCAGCGCTCGCTCGACGAGCTGGCCAGCGCGCCGCGGCCCGACGCGGTCGTGGACGAGCCCGAGATCGCGGCCATCGTCTCCCGCTCGACCGGCATCCCGGTCTCCCGCATCGGCGAGGCCGACCGCGAGCGCCTGGCGAGGCTGGAGGCGGAGCTGCACGAGCGCGTCATCGGCCAGGACGACGCGGTCACCGCAGTCGCCAAGGCCGTGCGGCGCAACCGCACCGGGCTCGGAGACGAGCGCCGCCCCGTCGGCAGCTTCCTCTTCCTCGGTCCGACCGGTGTCGGCAAGACCGAGCTGGCGAAGTCGCTCGCGGCGTCCCTGTTCGGGGACGAGAAGGCGATGCTGCGATTCGACATGAGCGAGTTCGGCGAGCGCCACACGGTCGCCCGACTGGTCGGCGCCCCTCCCGGATACGTCGGCTACGACGAGGCCGGTCAGCTCACCGAGCGCGTGCGCCGCAACCCGTACTCGCTGGTGCTGTTCGACGAGATCGAGAAGGCCCACCCCGACGTCTTCAACCTGCTGCTGCAGGTGCTGGACGACGGTCGTCTCACCGACGGGCAGGGCCGAACGGTCGACTTCCGCAACACGGTCGTCATCATGACCTCCAACCTCGGCTCGGAGTTCCTCGCCTCCCGCAGCGGAGCCCTCGGCTTCGTCGCGCCGGGCGCGGACGGCTTCTCGTCCGAGAAGGACCTGCGCGATCGCGTCATGGGCAAGCTGCGCGAGGCCATGCGTCCCGAGTTCCTCAACCGCATCGACGAGATCGTGCTGTTCCGCAAGCTCGACACCGAGCAGCTGACCAGCATCGTGCGCCTGCTCCTGACGGCCACGGCCTCCCGCCTGGCCGCCCGGGGCATCGGGTTCGAGGCGACGGAGGCCGCGGTCGCGTGGATCGCCGACGCCGGCTACGAGCCCGAGTACGGCGCCCGCCCGCTGCGCCGGGTCATCCAGCGCGAGGTGGACGATCGCGTCGCCGACCTGATGGTGACCGGGGAGGTCGCCGAGGGTGGAACGGTCGTGGTGGACGCGGGGGACGGCGAGCTGCGCGTCAGCGCGCAGGCCGTCTTCGCCACCGCCGCCTGA
- a CDS encoding penicillin-binding protein encodes MSTHDSNRPPLIDRILAPVRRLEPRMPQTRGRAIWQFVGLTLVAAVLSSLFVLPGFLGTGVAAAAGISDFNALPANLQIQQFAQNSTVYAKQGGQDVPIATFYAQNRQDVTWDAVSQNVKDAVVAAEDPRFYSEGAVDVLGTVRGALATVVGGNVQGGSSITQQYVKNVEVEKCEALTDAKKVQACYDDAAGQTLQRKVQEMRYAVGLEKKYSKKDILMGYLNVVGFGGQVYGIEAAAHYYFNVDANALSLAQAATLVAIVNNPANLRIDEPDSKTNGAANGYALTKARRDYVLDRMYVNHKITAADRDAAKKTPVQPTVTPTTSGCAAAQQYNAAFFCDYVRDVILNDPAYGKTADDRWATLNRGGLKIYTTLNLDLQAVAQQSLSTYIPATKAGIDLGASNVSVELGTGRIVTMVQNRAFNNTDQPVDGTTAVNYNTDEAYGGSSGFQTGSTFKAFDLAAWLEAGHSLYEYINASQHTFPMSDFTSTCGDISGPSWQVSNDEGSASRLSVMAATAESVNTAFAQMATKTDLCSILNAAKSLGIHTAATGGTLNSYPSMILGTNEVAPLTMATAYAGIADGGTVCTPVAIDKVINADGSAHAVSPTTCTQGLDKDIAAGVTYALEGVMTDGTATSANPWDGTPIMGKTGTTDDSLQNWLITSTTKVAQATWVGNVSGSTPLRSLSFDGIGGGNVKFSIVKPIQKALDQLYGGDDFTKPTNSSLYGSRVTVPDVTGKTPDQAQKLLEALGLDVTVDQTPVDSTQTAGTVASTDPPAGSAIEGGGSVTIQLSSGQAAPSATPPPGSGSTGKPTSTPGTGAGNGGGNGGGNGNGGLTGGGGAGG; translated from the coding sequence GTGTCCACTCACGATTCGAACCGTCCGCCGCTGATTGACCGCATCCTGGCGCCGGTCCGGCGGCTGGAGCCGCGCATGCCGCAGACGCGGGGGCGCGCGATCTGGCAGTTCGTCGGCCTGACGCTGGTCGCCGCGGTACTCAGCTCGCTGTTCGTTCTTCCGGGTTTCCTGGGAACGGGCGTCGCGGCCGCCGCCGGCATCTCCGACTTCAACGCGCTGCCCGCGAACCTGCAGATCCAGCAGTTCGCGCAGAACTCGACCGTCTACGCGAAGCAGGGCGGTCAGGATGTGCCGATCGCCACGTTCTACGCACAGAACCGGCAGGACGTGACCTGGGACGCGGTGTCGCAGAACGTCAAGGACGCCGTCGTCGCGGCCGAGGATCCGCGGTTCTACTCCGAGGGCGCGGTGGATGTGCTCGGCACGGTCCGCGGTGCGCTCGCGACCGTCGTCGGCGGAAACGTGCAGGGCGGCTCGTCGATCACCCAGCAGTACGTGAAGAACGTCGAGGTCGAGAAGTGCGAGGCGCTGACGGACGCGAAGAAGGTGCAGGCCTGCTACGACGACGCCGCGGGCCAGACCCTCCAGCGCAAGGTGCAGGAGATGCGCTACGCGGTGGGGCTGGAGAAGAAGTACAGCAAGAAGGACATCCTGATGGGATACCTGAACGTCGTCGGCTTCGGCGGCCAGGTGTACGGCATCGAGGCGGCAGCGCACTACTACTTCAACGTGGACGCGAACGCCCTGTCACTCGCGCAGGCCGCGACCCTGGTCGCGATCGTGAACAACCCGGCCAACCTCCGCATCGACGAGCCGGACAGCAAGACGAATGGTGCGGCGAACGGGTACGCGCTCACCAAGGCGCGTCGCGACTACGTGCTCGACCGCATGTACGTGAACCACAAGATCACCGCGGCCGACCGCGACGCGGCCAAGAAGACGCCGGTGCAGCCGACCGTCACTCCGACGACCTCGGGATGCGCCGCGGCCCAGCAGTACAACGCCGCGTTCTTCTGCGACTACGTGCGCGACGTCATCCTCAACGACCCCGCTTACGGCAAGACCGCCGACGACCGCTGGGCGACCCTCAACCGCGGTGGCCTCAAGATCTACACGACGCTCAACCTCGACCTGCAGGCGGTCGCTCAGCAGTCGCTGAGCACCTACATCCCAGCGACCAAGGCGGGTATCGACCTGGGCGCGTCGAACGTGTCCGTAGAGCTCGGCACGGGACGCATCGTCACCATGGTGCAGAATCGCGCCTTCAACAACACGGATCAACCGGTGGACGGCACGACCGCGGTGAACTACAACACCGACGAGGCGTACGGCGGGTCGTCCGGGTTCCAGACCGGATCGACGTTCAAAGCGTTCGACCTGGCTGCCTGGCTGGAGGCCGGGCACAGCCTGTACGAGTACATCAACGCGTCGCAGCACACCTTCCCGATGTCGGACTTCACGAGCACGTGCGGCGACATCTCCGGTCCGTCGTGGCAGGTGTCGAACGACGAGGGGTCGGCGAGCCGGCTGTCCGTGATGGCGGCGACGGCGGAGTCCGTGAACACCGCCTTCGCTCAGATGGCGACGAAGACCGATCTCTGCTCCATCCTGAACGCGGCGAAATCACTCGGCATCCATACGGCCGCCACGGGGGGCACACTGAATTCGTACCCGTCGATGATCCTCGGCACCAACGAGGTCGCGCCGCTCACGATGGCGACCGCGTATGCGGGCATCGCCGATGGCGGAACGGTGTGCACCCCGGTCGCGATCGACAAGGTGATCAACGCCGACGGGAGCGCCCACGCCGTGAGTCCCACCACCTGCACGCAGGGACTCGACAAGGACATCGCGGCCGGCGTCACCTACGCGCTCGAAGGCGTGATGACCGACGGCACCGCGACGAGCGCCAACCCGTGGGACGGCACCCCGATCATGGGCAAGACCGGCACCACCGACGACTCGCTGCAGAACTGGCTGATCACCTCCACGACCAAGGTCGCGCAGGCCACGTGGGTCGGCAACGTGTCGGGCTCCACGCCGCTGCGCAGCCTCAGCTTCGACGGCATCGGCGGCGGCAACGTCAAGTTCTCCATCGTGAAGCCCATCCAGAAGGCGCTGGACCAGCTCTACGGCGGCGACGATTTCACGAAGCCGACGAACAGCTCCCTCTACGGCAGCAGGGTGACGGTGCCGGACGTCACGGGCAAGACCCCCGACCAGGCGCAGAAGCTGCTGGAGGCGCTCGGTCTCGACGTCACTGTCGACCAGACCCCCGTCGACAGCACCCAGACCGCCGGCACCGTCGCGAGCACCGACCCGCCGGCCGGCTCGGCGATCGAGGGTGGCGGGAGCGTGACGATCCAGCTGAGCAGCGGGCAGGCGGCGCCGAGCGCGACACCGCCCCCGGGAAGCGGCTCGACCGGCAAGCCGACCTCGACACCGGGGACGGGCGCTGGGAACGGCGGCGGGAACGGCGGCGGGAACGGGAACGGCGGCCTGACCGGAGGGGGCGGCGCCGGCGGCTGA
- a CDS encoding 3-methyladenine DNA glycosylase yields the protein MTTLLDPADWRARETAHAARADALTAGHRERAARGEKHPVEDFLFTYYSYAPRVLRRWHPGAGVELAGAADDPRAAWRWYTAGTAAGAVTVDHAAFAADKGTLLRSVERILRSTVARPGQFGCFGLHEWAMVYRQDERRHAVPLRLGRDGTDAVVESHELRCTHIDAFRFFTPDAVPRNRFAPTRETQSELEQPGCLHAGMDVYKWAMKLGPLVPGELLLDAFELARDIRLLDMQASPYDMRPWGADPVAIETPEGKAEYVRRQRGFAERSNALRGALLAAAFGDA from the coding sequence GTGACCACCCTGCTCGATCCCGCCGACTGGCGCGCCCGCGAGACGGCCCACGCCGCACGCGCCGACGCGCTCACGGCCGGACACCGCGAGCGGGCGGCCCGGGGCGAGAAGCATCCGGTCGAGGACTTCCTCTTCACCTACTACTCCTACGCGCCGCGCGTGCTGCGCCGCTGGCATCCCGGCGCCGGGGTGGAACTAGCGGGCGCGGCGGACGATCCGCGGGCAGCCTGGCGCTGGTACACAGCGGGCACGGCGGCGGGCGCGGTCACGGTCGACCACGCAGCGTTCGCCGCAGACAAGGGCACGCTGCTGCGCTCCGTGGAGCGCATCCTCCGTTCCACGGTCGCGCGTCCCGGGCAGTTCGGCTGCTTCGGGCTGCACGAGTGGGCGATGGTCTACCGGCAGGACGAGCGCCGCCACGCGGTGCCGCTGCGGCTCGGCCGTGACGGCACCGACGCGGTCGTCGAGTCGCACGAGCTGCGCTGCACGCACATCGACGCGTTCCGGTTCTTCACCCCGGACGCCGTGCCGCGCAACCGCTTCGCCCCGACACGCGAGACGCAATCCGAGCTGGAGCAGCCGGGCTGCCTGCACGCCGGGATGGACGTCTACAAATGGGCGATGAAGCTCGGTCCGCTCGTGCCCGGCGAGCTGCTGCTCGACGCGTTCGAGCTGGCGCGGGACATCCGCCTGCTCGACATGCAGGCCTCCCCCTACGACATGCGGCCGTGGGGCGCGGACCCGGTCGCGATCGAGACCCCCGAGGGCAAGGCGGAGTACGTGCGTCGCCAGCGCGGATTCGCCGAGCGGTCGAACGCCCTGCGCGGAGCCCTGCTGGCGGCCGCGTTCGGCGACGCGTGA